In a single window of the Zea mays cultivar B73 chromosome 5, Zm-B73-REFERENCE-NAM-5.0, whole genome shotgun sequence genome:
- the LOC100285193 gene encoding Cationic amino acid transporter 2, vacuolar, which translates to MALEAGSSGGGGRGWGGRFRSLMRRKQVDSDRVRAEGQPQLAKELNVPELVAIGVGSTVGAGVYVLVGTVAREHAGPALTISFLIAGIAAALSAFCYAELASRCPSAGSAYHYSYICVGEGVAWLIGWALVLEYTIGGSAVARGISPNLALFFGGQDSVPWILARHQLPWFDIIVDPCAAALVFVVTVLLCVGIKESSFAQGVVTVLNACVMIFVIVAGSYIGFQIGWVGYKVSDGYFPHGVNGMLAGSATVFFAYIGFDTVASTAEEVKNPQRDLPLGIGVALAICCALYMAVSVVIVGLVPYFAMDPDTPISSAFARHGMQWAMYVVTSGAVLALCSTLMGSLLPQPRILMAMARDGLLPSFFSDVNKQTQVPVKSTIVTGICAAALAFAMDVSQLAGMVSVGTLLAFTIVAVSILILRYVPPDEVPLPPSMQESFCLNQECDEERDRGLLGVGNCNLSQTKDVIVVVESVKDPLIDKRLHKGKMDETKRRKIASLSIGSVCVGVLILASSASATWLPFLPICIGCTIGVVLLLAGLSLLSWIDQDAGRHSFGHSGGFTCPFVPVLPVLCILINTYLLINLSGDTWMRVGIWLLLGVLVYAFYGRTHSSLIDVVYVPAAQADEIYRSSSGYVS; encoded by the exons ATGGCACTGGAGGCGGgtagcagcggcggcggcgggaggGGATGGGGTGGCAGGTTCCGAAGCCTGATGCGGCGGAAGCAGGTGGACTCCGATCGGGTCCGCGCCGAGGGCCAGCCGCAGCTCGCCAAGGAGCTCAACGTGCCGGAGCTGGTCGCGATCG GGGTTGGTTCCACAGTTGGAGCAGGAGTATATGTTCTTGTTGGAACAGTTGCTAGGGAGCACGCTGGTCCAGCATTGACAATTTCATTTCTGATAGCTGGAATAGCAGCCGCGCTTTCAGCTTTCTGTTATGCTGAGCTTGCTAGTCGTTGCCCCTCAGCTGGAAGTGCTTACCATTATTCATACATCTGTGTTGGAGAAGG TGTTGCCTGGTTGATTGGCTGGGCTCTAGTGCTGGAATATACTATTGGTGGGTCTGCTGTTGCCCGTGGTATATCTCCAAATTTA GCCTTGTTTTTTGGAGGACAGGATAGTGTGCCATGGATTTTAGCACGCCATCAGCTTCCATGGTTTGATATCATTGTTGATCCCTGTGCAGCCGCTCTTGTTTTTGTTGTCACTGTTTTACTATGCGTGGGAATTAAAGAG AGTTCATTTGCACAAGGAGTCGTAACAGTTCTCAATGCCTGTGTAATGATATTTGTTATTGTAGCTGGGAGTTATATTGGCTTCCAAATAGGATGGGTGGGCTACAAGGTTTCTGACGG GTATTTCCCACATGGAGTAAATGGAATGCTTGCTGGATCAGCAACTGTCTTCTTTGCATACATAGGCTTTGATACAGTCGCTAGTACAGCTGAAGAG GTAAAGAATCCACAGAGAGATTTGCCATTGGGAATTGGAGTTGCATTGGCTATTTGTTGTGCGTTGTATATGGCTGTTTCTGTTGTTATTGTTGGGCTGGTGCCATATTTTGCCATGGATCCAGATACTCCTATTTCATCTGCCTTTGCAAGGCATGGAATGCAATGGGCTAT GTACGTTGTGACAAGTGGTGCTGTTCTTGCACTCTGCTCGACCTTGATGGGCTCACTTCTTCCACAG CCTAGAATACTTATGGCCATGGCACGAGATGGTCtgttgccatccttcttctctgatgttaacaagcaaactcaagtacCTGTTAAGAGCACAATTGTGACTGGCATCTGTGCAGCTGCTCTGGCTTTTGCAATGGATGTTTCACAGTTAGCAGGAATG GTCAGTGTAGGCACACTCCTTGCATTCACCATAGTTGCTGTCTCGATCTTGATACTCAGATATGTCCCTCCAGATGAGGTCCCTTTGCCGCCTTCTATGCAAGAATCATTTTGTTTGAACCAGGAATGTGATGAGGAAAGGGATAGGGGTCTTCTTGGAGTTGGGAACTGTAACTTATCTCAGACAAAGGATGTGATTGTGGTAGTAGAATCAGTGAAGGATCCTCTCATTGATAAAAGACTGCATAAAG GCAAGATGGATGAGACGAAGCGCCGAAAGATAGCCTCTTTAAGCATAGGGTCTGTGTGTGTAGGGGTTCTGATCCTTGCTTCTTCAGCCTCTGCCACATGGTTGCCTTT TCTCCCGATATGTATTGGCTGCACCATTGGAGTTGTGCTCCTTCTGGCTGGCCTCAGCTTGCTCTCCTGGATCGACCAAGATGCTGGCAGGCACTCTTTTGGTCATTCCGGAG GATTCACATGCCCTTTTGTTCCAGTGCTACCAGTTTTGTGTATCCTGATAAATACGTATCTGTTAATAAACCTGAG TGGTGACACATGGATGAGAGTTGGCATatggctgctgctgggtgttcttGTGTACGCTTTCTACGGCCGAACCCACAGCTCCCTAATAGATGTTGTCTACGTTCCGGCAGCGCAAGCTGATGAGATATACAGGAGTTCATCAGGATATGTATCATAG